From Cecembia calidifontis, one genomic window encodes:
- a CDS encoding ligase-associated DNA damage response exonuclease: MSESRLIELTPYGLYCPMAGIFIDPWRPVDKAVITHAHSDHARWGMKSYLAHKHSQEVMKLRLGNDISLQTVSYDEAVNINGVRVSLHPAGHIPGSSQVRLEYQGKIAVVSGDYKLENDGLSEPFEPVRCHEFVSECTFGLPIYKWQSQSEVFEKINQWWKTNAENNRNSIIFAYSLGKAQRIINHLETSIGEVFAHGAIWNTNQALLANGVKVLDVQKVAGEIPKSRFKGALIIAPPSAMGTPWLKKFAPFRTAICSGWMNIRGARRRRAADTGFVLSDHADWEGLIAAIQATAAEKVYLTHGNTAVFGRYLEEVEKIKAVKLETLFQGENSNLDDD; this comes from the coding sequence ATGAGCGAATCCAGGTTGATCGAATTGACCCCCTATGGGCTGTATTGTCCTATGGCGGGTATTTTTATAGATCCATGGAGACCTGTTGACAAAGCGGTAATTACTCATGCCCACTCAGACCATGCCAGATGGGGAATGAAATCTTATCTAGCACATAAGCATTCTCAAGAAGTCATGAAACTGAGATTGGGAAATGATATTTCCCTTCAAACTGTAAGCTATGATGAAGCAGTAAATATCAATGGGGTAAGGGTTTCACTTCATCCTGCAGGACATATTCCGGGATCTTCTCAGGTCAGGCTGGAATATCAGGGTAAAATAGCAGTGGTGAGTGGCGATTATAAATTAGAGAATGATGGCTTATCTGAGCCATTTGAGCCTGTTCGCTGCCATGAATTTGTTTCTGAGTGTACTTTTGGTTTGCCTATTTACAAATGGCAATCCCAGTCTGAAGTCTTTGAGAAAATCAATCAATGGTGGAAAACGAATGCTGAAAATAACCGAAACTCTATAATTTTTGCCTATTCTTTGGGTAAAGCACAGAGGATTATCAATCATTTAGAAACCAGTATTGGAGAGGTGTTTGCCCATGGGGCCATCTGGAACACCAATCAGGCGCTTTTGGCAAATGGAGTGAAAGTGCTGGATGTCCAGAAAGTAGCCGGAGAAATTCCGAAATCCAGGTTCAAAGGTGCTTTGATCATTGCCCCACCTTCAGCCATGGGAACACCTTGGTTGAAGAAATTTGCCCCATTCAGGACAGCTATTTGTTCAGGCTGGATGAACATCAGAGGTGCCCGAAGAAGGAGAGCTGCAGATACAGGGTTTGTATTGTCCGATCATGCGGATTGGGAAGGGCTCATTGCAGCCATTCAAGCCACGGCAGCTGAGAAAGTTTATCTTACGCACGGAAATACAGCGGTTTTTGGAAGGTACTTGGAAGAAGTGGAAAAAATTAAAGCAGTGAAACTTGAGACACTTTTTCAAGGTGAAAACAGTAACCTTGATGATGATTGA
- a CDS encoding phosphotriesterase family protein, whose amino-acid sequence MKNFLFLILFLVLFQCCQSPEKKEQYIVHTVAGEIDPQDLGLTLVHEHVLVDFIGADSTGFHRWDKEEVVSFLLPHIREAQDLGVKTIIECTPSFLGKDPELLRMLSEKTGMQFLTNVGYYGAVSGKYLPEHAYQESAEELAKRWISEAQEGIEDTGVKPGFIKISVNEDAVLSDIDAKLVKAAALTHLETGLLIVSHTGPWETAKAQMDVLKSMNVPLKNFVWVHAQNEKDFENYRVAHKEGVWISLDGVVWDVRGHLERLLFLKEKVGLERVLISHDAGWFEPGLADQKNFKGYTSIFDELIPLLYENGFSRADIDLLLTENPKKAFAIRDK is encoded by the coding sequence ATGAAAAATTTCCTCTTCCTGATTCTCTTCTTGGTCTTATTTCAATGCTGCCAGTCTCCTGAGAAAAAAGAGCAGTATATCGTACATACAGTCGCTGGGGAAATTGATCCTCAAGATTTGGGATTGACCTTGGTTCACGAGCATGTTTTGGTGGACTTTATAGGTGCAGATTCTACGGGTTTTCATAGATGGGATAAAGAGGAAGTGGTTTCATTTTTACTTCCCCATATACGTGAGGCTCAGGACTTGGGGGTTAAGACAATCATCGAATGTACCCCTTCTTTTTTGGGAAAAGATCCTGAATTGTTACGAATGCTTTCCGAAAAGACCGGAATGCAGTTTTTGACCAATGTGGGGTATTATGGAGCAGTATCTGGTAAATACCTGCCTGAACATGCCTATCAAGAGTCTGCTGAAGAACTTGCCAAGAGATGGATTTCAGAAGCCCAGGAAGGAATTGAAGACACAGGAGTAAAGCCGGGTTTTATCAAAATTTCTGTCAATGAGGACGCTGTTCTTTCTGATATCGATGCCAAGTTGGTCAAGGCTGCGGCACTGACTCATTTAGAGACCGGCTTATTGATCGTTTCCCATACCGGTCCTTGGGAAACTGCCAAAGCCCAGATGGATGTTCTGAAATCCATGAATGTGCCCTTGAAGAATTTTGTTTGGGTCCATGCCCAAAATGAAAAAGATTTTGAGAATTACCGGGTTGCTCATAAGGAAGGTGTCTGGATCAGCTTGGATGGTGTGGTTTGGGATGTAAGAGGACACTTGGAGAGATTACTGTTTTTGAAGGAAAAGGTCGGATTGGAAAGGGTTTTGATTTCCCATGATGCAGGATGGTTTGAGCCCGGGCTTGCAGACCAGAAAAACTTTAAAGGTTATACCAGCATTTTTGATGAACTCATACCCCTTCTTTATGAAAATGGCTTTTCCAGGGCAGATATTGATCTGCTTCTGACTGAAAATCCAAAGAAGGCCTTTGCTATAAGGGATAAGTGA
- a CDS encoding flavin reductase family protein, whose translation MMKHFDKAGILGADASFRRDLINSLAGYKSLNLIGTKSKSGITNLSPFSQVFHIGATPPLVGVLFRPNTVERHTLENILETGYFTLNHVTEAFYKQAHQTAARYQESEFNAVGLEEEYLSGFYAPFVKLSPVKVACSLQEQQTLQVNGTVLVIGAIEHVYVEESGLREDGSLDLNQLGTVTVSGLDEYHLGKKLARLSYPKPGKDLQEI comes from the coding sequence ATGATGAAGCATTTTGATAAAGCAGGCATTTTAGGAGCAGATGCATCTTTTAGAAGAGACCTTATCAACTCTCTTGCCGGTTATAAAAGTCTGAACCTGATCGGAACAAAAAGTAAATCAGGGATTACCAATCTTTCCCCTTTTTCCCAGGTATTTCATATTGGAGCTACACCACCTTTGGTAGGAGTATTGTTTAGGCCAAATACTGTTGAAAGACATACCTTGGAAAATATACTTGAGACCGGGTATTTCACCCTCAACCATGTCACAGAGGCTTTTTATAAACAGGCCCATCAAACTGCAGCCAGATACCAAGAATCTGAATTTAATGCGGTAGGACTAGAAGAAGAATATCTGTCAGGTTTTTATGCTCCTTTTGTTAAATTAAGCCCTGTAAAAGTAGCCTGTTCCCTTCAGGAACAACAGACCCTTCAGGTCAATGGTACGGTTTTGGTCATAGGTGCCATTGAACATGTTTATGTGGAGGAATCCGGACTAAGGGAAGATGGTTCTCTGGATCTCAATCAGCTTGGAACAGTAACGGTTTCAGGATTGGATGAGTATCATTTAGGTAAGAAACTGGCAAGATTAAGTTATCCCAAACCCGGTAAAGACTTACAGGAGATATAG